In one window of Kosmotoga pacifica DNA:
- a CDS encoding oligopeptide/dipeptide ABC transporter ATP-binding protein: MNIIEVKKLKKYFPIRKFGRKSFVRAVDGVSFHTEQGKVLGVLGESGCGKSTLGLVLSRIEKETAGEIIFKGKKISGKSKLDKQTRRDIQIIFQNPYDSFDPRLTILDSMIRPLKIHGIGQNTSEMREIVESFLSKAGFEPPSAFLKRYPYELSGGQLQRISVLRAMMLDPSFLIADECVSMLDLSVRASVINLLLDLVHLKNTSMMFITHDISLGKFVSDKLAIIYLGKIVEIGDAEEIYRNPLHPYTKILISYSPSVFEKKEKIRPKELIDTSQEPTEGCNFAARCPIATRECFTTQPELKQYTGNRQVACLKV, from the coding sequence GTGAATATAATCGAGGTGAAGAAGTTAAAGAAATATTTCCCTATTAGAAAATTTGGAAGAAAGAGTTTTGTTAGAGCGGTTGATGGTGTTTCTTTTCACACGGAGCAGGGAAAAGTGTTAGGAGTTCTTGGAGAAAGTGGATGTGGAAAGTCAACGCTTGGCTTAGTATTGAGTCGTATTGAGAAAGAAACAGCGGGAGAGATTATCTTCAAAGGTAAGAAGATTAGTGGTAAGTCCAAACTGGATAAGCAAACTAGAAGAGATATACAGATAATATTTCAAAATCCTTATGACTCGTTCGACCCAAGACTTACCATTCTTGATTCAATGATAAGACCTCTCAAAATCCACGGAATTGGTCAAAACACATCTGAAATGAGGGAGATTGTAGAAAGTTTCTTGTCCAAAGCAGGATTTGAGCCACCATCAGCTTTTCTGAAACGGTATCCTTACGAGCTTTCAGGTGGACAACTTCAGAGAATTTCGGTATTACGTGCAATGATGTTGGACCCAAGCTTTCTAATAGCTGATGAGTGTGTTTCTATGCTTGACTTGTCCGTGCGTGCAAGTGTTATTAATCTACTTCTCGATTTAGTTCACTTGAAAAATACTTCAATGATGTTTATAACCCACGATATATCGCTCGGTAAATTTGTAAGTGACAAACTTGCAATTATATATCTGGGCAAAATAGTCGAAATTGGTGATGCAGAAGAGATATACAGGAACCCGTTACACCCATATACCAAAATACTAATAAGTTACTCACCTTCGGTTTTTGAGAAAAAGGAGAAAATCAGGCCAAAAGAATTGATTGATACGTCGCAGGAACCAACAGAAGGATGTAACTTTGCGGCAAGATGCCCAATTGCAACTCGTGAGTGTTTTACTACTCAACCAGAACTTAAACAATACACAGGTAATC